A genomic window from Lineus longissimus chromosome 17, tnLinLong1.2, whole genome shotgun sequence includes:
- the LOC135501371 gene encoding baculoviral IAP repeat-containing protein 2-like produces the protein MINVMELVDAGMFYLGEMDKTECFYCGIQLEDLKIHDEPWVEHARLSQDCAFLIAYKGIAFVISCLEFYELPTTGIKTKLPGNQLANGARGTPGPPPQASGASESHQHLVPKRIIRRVEPREIRSRLDMDNAKMLTNLGYPRELVGQVIGERLQTEADDFRHFGDLIRAVMSAAEMLGIQLHTERPRVHLQSFPLSPFERSSMLGSSAASSVEFASQSAGEGLDPAVRSAMEENRSLKQKIFCKRCWKKEVNVVLLNCGHMVLCEDCAKLVHICPTCNNHILQRVKVFVA, from the coding sequence ATGATTAATGTGATGGAACTGGTAGATGCTGGGATGTTTTATCTAGGAGAGATGGACAAAACTGAATGTTTTTATTGTGGCATACAGTTGGAAGATTTGAAAATTCACGATGAACCTTGGGTAGAACATGCCAGATTGTCACAAGACTGTGCCTTTCTAATCGCTTATAAAGGCATTGCTTTTGTAATATCTTGCTTGGAATTCTATGAGCTCCCTACAACCGgtataaaaaccaaacttccgGGAAACCAACTGGCGAATGGGGCGCGTGGGACTCCCGGGCCTCCGCCACAGGCTTCGGGAGCTTCTGAATCTCATCAACATCTGGTACCAAAACGAATTATTAGAAGAGTGGAACCGAGGGAAATCCGATCAAGGCTCGACATGGACAATGCAAAAATGCTGACGAATTTAGGTTACCCCAGGGAACTTGTGGGTCAAGTGATTGGCGAGCGCCTCCAAACAGAAGCTGATGACTTCAGGCATTTCGGCGATTTGATCAGAGCCGTTATGAGTGCTGCCGAGATGCTTGGTATTCAGTTGCATACAGAAAGACCACGTGTCCATTTACAATCATTTCCCCTCAGCCCTTTCGAAAGGTCAAGTATGTTAGGGTCCTCGGCTGCATCCTCTGTTGAATTTGCGAGCCAAAGTGCTGGGGAAGGTCTCGACCCTGCAGTCAGAAGTGCTATGGAGGAAAATAGAAGCTTGaagcaaaaaatattttgcaaaaGGTGCTGGAAGAAGGAAGTGAATGTTGTCCTGTTAAATTGTGGCCACATGGTCCTCTGTGAGGATTGCGCTAAGCTTGTGCACATTTGCCCAACATGTAACAATCACATTCTGCAGAGAGTCAAAGTCTTTGTAGCCTAA
- the LOC135501892 gene encoding neuronal calcium sensor 1-like isoform X1: MGKKNSKLQPDQLEELSYKTHFTEEELVQWHKGFMKDCPEGTLTEEGFKKIYKNYFPFGNPSTFASMVFQIFDENKNGTIEFSEFIMALSVTTRGDVDEKLEWAFRLYDMDNDGYITRQEMLQIVNAIYEMVGCEEGKHTKLPEDENTPEKRVDRIFDIMDKNNDDMLSFEEFREGSKADASILQAMTMYNGMQLT; the protein is encoded by the exons ATGGGGAAGAAAAATAGTAAACTACAACCGGACCAGCTGGAGGAACTTTCATACAAGACCCACT TTACAGAAGAGGAGCTAGTCCAATG GCATAAAGGATTCATGAAGGACTGTCCTGAAGGAACCCTCACCGAAGAG GGCTTCAAGAAAATATACAAGAACTATTTCCCATTCGGGAATCCTTCAACATTTGCCTCCATGGTATTCCAGATATTTGACGAAAATAAG AATGGTACAATAGAATTTAGCGAGTTCATCATGGCTCTCTCTGTGACGACAAGGGGTGATGTTGATGAGAAATTAGAAT GGGCGTTCCGATTGTATGACATGGACAATGATGGGTACATCACCAGACAGGAAATGTTGCAGATAGTCAATGCCATTTATGAAATGGTG GGATGTGAGGAG GGTAAGCACACCAAGTTACCAGAGGACGAGAACACGCCAGAGAAACGAGTCGACAGaatatttgatatcatggataaG AACAATGACGACATGCTGTCATTCGAAGAGTTCCGAGAAGGTTCAAAGGCCGATGCATCCATTCTCCAAGCTATGACAATGTACAATGGGATGCAGCTCACGTGA
- the LOC135501892 gene encoding neuronal calcium sensor 1-like isoform X2, with product MGKKNSKLQPDQLEELSYKTHFTEEELVQWHKGFMKDCPEGTLTEEGFKKIYKNYFPFGNPSTFASMVFQIFDENKNGTIEFSEFIMALSVTTRGDVDEKLEWAFRLYDMDNDGYITRQEMLQIVNAIYEMVGKHTKLPEDENTPEKRVDRIFDIMDKNNDDMLSFEEFREGSKADASILQAMTMYNGMQLT from the exons ATGGGGAAGAAAAATAGTAAACTACAACCGGACCAGCTGGAGGAACTTTCATACAAGACCCACT TTACAGAAGAGGAGCTAGTCCAATG GCATAAAGGATTCATGAAGGACTGTCCTGAAGGAACCCTCACCGAAGAG GGCTTCAAGAAAATATACAAGAACTATTTCCCATTCGGGAATCCTTCAACATTTGCCTCCATGGTATTCCAGATATTTGACGAAAATAAG AATGGTACAATAGAATTTAGCGAGTTCATCATGGCTCTCTCTGTGACGACAAGGGGTGATGTTGATGAGAAATTAGAAT GGGCGTTCCGATTGTATGACATGGACAATGATGGGTACATCACCAGACAGGAAATGTTGCAGATAGTCAATGCCATTTATGAAATGGTG GGTAAGCACACCAAGTTACCAGAGGACGAGAACACGCCAGAGAAACGAGTCGACAGaatatttgatatcatggataaG AACAATGACGACATGCTGTCATTCGAAGAGTTCCGAGAAGGTTCAAAGGCCGATGCATCCATTCTCCAAGCTATGACAATGTACAATGGGATGCAGCTCACGTGA
- the LOC135501892 gene encoding neuronal calcium sensor 1-like isoform X3, with protein sequence MKDCPEGTLTEEGFKKIYKNYFPFGNPSTFASMVFQIFDENKNGTIEFSEFIMALSVTTRGDVDEKLEWAFRLYDMDNDGYITRQEMLQIVNAIYEMVGCEEGKHTKLPEDENTPEKRVDRIFDIMDKNNDDMLSFEEFREGSKADASILQAMTMYNGMQLT encoded by the exons ATGAAGGACTGTCCTGAAGGAACCCTCACCGAAGAG GGCTTCAAGAAAATATACAAGAACTATTTCCCATTCGGGAATCCTTCAACATTTGCCTCCATGGTATTCCAGATATTTGACGAAAATAAG AATGGTACAATAGAATTTAGCGAGTTCATCATGGCTCTCTCTGTGACGACAAGGGGTGATGTTGATGAGAAATTAGAAT GGGCGTTCCGATTGTATGACATGGACAATGATGGGTACATCACCAGACAGGAAATGTTGCAGATAGTCAATGCCATTTATGAAATGGTG GGATGTGAGGAG GGTAAGCACACCAAGTTACCAGAGGACGAGAACACGCCAGAGAAACGAGTCGACAGaatatttgatatcatggataaG AACAATGACGACATGCTGTCATTCGAAGAGTTCCGAGAAGGTTCAAAGGCCGATGCATCCATTCTCCAAGCTATGACAATGTACAATGGGATGCAGCTCACGTGA
- the LOC135501563 gene encoding uncharacterized protein LOC135501563 — translation MGCGSSVELFDKSVYTSLPGTPQPERRTDRNKNAIEDDKTLRGDVIQKQYARKTREEKLKMMDRRRSSAAKEISDRAMEDRERLSLSSRYGSRATSRTTSRTGSPSMRVTPLAMANGIMTPQRDEVRSAGRTKKLSDLNEATSDSIELRGGSKQADLKGGTEEVTTGERTPDSLSERDDKENRLDGRGVGVESAGARKGKGKKWSGKKGNRGSVDDGENVKQEERKTGETGEERTVGRIAAGSGDGSDDNAIVNHPHVVDADTDRACESFRGSNVVTVTNQDGDSLEEGKLDGATKQEETNNFDNNDKIDEKSVQNKRKSERKKRKARNVDGECKNLDSVMKGTYDQKQADDVVTAGNPELTSNVDEQRAKSFIKPEIRVSDGEIFNFNNNATDLSTGDLGSDLDIKAGSDLDLMAPSLPSFSAKASGAKKGKPLKKKRSSKREKRSGERVGELGVRDR, via the exons ATGGGATGCGGATCCTCCGTGGAACTATTCG ATAAATCAGTCTACACCTCCCTCCCAGGAACACCACAACCAGAACGCCGGACAGACCGGAACAAGAATGCCATAGAGGATGACAAGACTCTCCGGGGTGACGTCATCCAGAAACAATACGCCAGAAAAACCCGGGAGGAGAAGCTGAAAATGATGGACAGGCGGCGGTCGTCTGCTGCCAAG GAAATTTCTGATCGTGCCATGGAAGACCGTGAGAGGTTGTCCCTGTCCAGCCGCTACGGGTCTCGAGCGACATCACGGACAACGTCCCGGACGGGCTCGCCATCTATgagag TGACCCCTTTAGCAATGGCCAACGGTATTATGACACCACAGCGAGATGAAGTGAGGTCTGCTGGTCGGACCAAGAAGCTGAGCGATCTGAATGAGGCCACATCTGATAGCATAGAACTGAGAGGAGGGTCCAAGCAAGCAGATCTGAAGGGTGGAACCGAGGAAGTCACAACCGGAGAAAGAACACCTGACAGCTTGTCTGAACGGGATGACAAGGAAAATAGACTTGACGGGAGAGGTGTTGGTGTGGAGTCAGCTGGGGCCAGAAAGGGGAAGGGAAAGAAATGGAGCGGAAAGAAAGGGAACAGAGGATCTGTGGATGATGGCGAGAACGTGAAACAGGAGGAGAGGAAGACAGGGGAAACGGGGGAGGAACGGACGGTCGGGAGAATAGCGGCGGGAAGTGGTGACGGTTCAGACGATAATGCTATAGTGAACCACCCACACGTTGTTGATGCTGACACGGACAGGGCTTGCGAAAGCTTTCGAGGCAGCAACGTTGTGACTGTGACAAACCAAGATGGCGATAGTTTAGAAGAGGGAAAGCTAGATGGTGCGacaaaacaagaagaaacaaacaattttGACAATAATGATAAAATAGATGAAAAATCGGTACAAAACAAACGTAAAAGCGAAAGAAAGAAACGGAAAGCACGGAATGTGGATGGTGAATGTAAAAATTTAGACAGTGTGATGAAAGGAACATACGATCAAAAGCAAGCAGACGATGTTGTTACTGCTGGAAATCCAGAATTGACATCTAATGTGGACGAGCAGAGGGCAAAATCCTTTATAAAACCAGAAATTCGTGTGTCGGATGGTGAAATATTTAACTTTAACAATAATGCTACAGACTTGTCCACTGGCGACCTTGGTAGTGACCTTGACATCAAGGCAGggagtgaccttgaccttatggCTCCGTCCCTCCCGAGTTTTTCAGCCAAGGCCAGTGGTGCGAAGAAAGGAAAACCATTGAAGAAAAAACGATCTTCGAAACGGGAAAAGAGAAGCGGGGAGAGGGTTGGGGAACTTGGGGTTAGAGATCGATGA